The nucleotide window CAAAAATAAAACCTACTTTTAATAATAATAAGCAAACAACACTTATTACACCAAATGCACCTGTACGAGGATCATCTAATATAGCAAGCCGTTTCTCTTTATCTCCATAAGAAAAAAATGCGTCGCTCATATCGGTCCATCCATCTAAATGAAGCCCACCCGTTAAGACTATCATCCCAACGACAAGTAATATGGCTAGAAGTATATTCGAAAGATTACTAAAGCTCCATATTAGATAAATACCTGTACCTAAAGTACTCCCCATAATAAGACCAATAATTGGTAAGCTTGCATACATCCACGTAACAGATTTTTTATTCATATGTAATTGTTTGTTTACTGGCACTGAGGAGAAAAACTGCCATGCTAAAAAAAATCCAGTCACACTATTTTTCAACTTGCTCACCCCTTATTTCCAACGCTGTACAAGTTGAAATTGTACCTCATACGCTTCTTCACTTTGTTTCACTAGCCATTGATGAAGCCCACCAAGTAATTTACGATATTGATTTACTTCATCGTACTTTGAGGCTGGTTCATCTAGTATTTCATTCGAAACAATAATCATTTTAACACTTCGCTCCTGCCAAAAAAGCAGTTGTTGTTGAAATAAAGCAATTTGCGTATGAATAAACTGTTGTGGGTCTTTTACTCTTTCTGCAGCATACATAACATTTGAAAGCCATGTTGTGACACATTCAAACAATAGTACATCATTTCCCGAAAAGTTTTTTGCATTTTCAGGAAATGCCACTTGCATTTCAATTGTATGCCAATTTAACAATTGATTTTCACGATCCATCCTGTGGCGATGAATGCGTGATTTCATTTCTTCGTCAAATGGAACACCCGTCGCTATATAATGATAGTGCTTGTCTAACCCACATTGCGATATCATCTGTTCCGCTAATGCACTTTTCCCACTTCTTACGCCACCCGTAATAAAAATCAACCAGTCCACCACCTTGTAAACGCTAAAAGAAAGAACAAGCTTCATTAAAAGCCTGTTCCTTTCATTGTAACCTTATTTAAATAATTCTGGGTAGACTGCTTCCGCCATATTTTGAACTGCCTTACCTATACGTGGTGCTGGACGTGACATTATGTCGCCATCTACTAAATAAACTTGTTTATTAGCTACAGCACCTATTTTGTCCCATCCTGCACGACCTAAAATTTCACCAATAGCATCTTCCATATATGTAGCAGGTGATAAAATTACTTCAGGATTTCTTGTGATGACATCTTCTTCCGTAACACTTAACCAGCCAGATTGATCTGCAAATATATTTTCTACACCAGCCGCATCCATAATCTCTTGCTGGAATGTCTCGCTACCTGTTGTCCAAATGTCTGGAGCAGGTGAAACTTCATAGTAAACTTTACGTTTTGTTTCTACAGAAGCTGTTTTTTCCTGAACCTCTTTAATTTGCCCCTGTATTGTAGTTACTACTTCTTGTCCCTTTTCTTCAATTGCCATTACTTCTGATAATTGAATAATATCTGAGTAAACATCATCAAACGATGTAGCGGATGCAATAACGAATACTTTTAAGCCTGCATCTTCAAGCTGTGTAATTTGTGCTTCATCTCCAATTGTATAAGCAACAACGACGTCTGGATTTAACTCAACAATACGTTCTGCATTAATTACTGTAGAAGTTGAAACTCGTTCAATTTTTTGTGCTGCTTCTGGATACGTATCATAGTCCGTAGCACCAACAATTTTATCGCCAACACCTAGTTCAAATAAAATTTCTGTATTACTCGGCTGTAGTGACACAATCGTTTCTGGTACTGCGTCAAACGTCACTTCAATTCCACGGTCATCTACTACCGTATAAGGCCCTTCTACTACTTCCTCTTCTGTATGTTTAGCTGTGTCACCTTTCTGTGTTTCCTTTGCAGAATCCTCTGTTGAATTACATGCAGTTAATAATAACGCTGCCGCTAGTGGTGCGACCCATTTCATCTTAAATTTCATCGTTATTCTCCTTTTTCTTTTTCATCGGGTAGGATTTACTAATAAATGGTGTTTCACTATGCGCATGCTGTTTGTTTAAATAAACCGCCATAACGAAAAATATATTTGCTAGTAATCCTAAAAAATCAAATAAAATTTCAGGTATGTCACGTTCTTCGCTTACTTTATGTAAAGCACGGTATGACTTTTTCGCTTCACTTCGACATATATGAAGTCGAGCAGCACTTTCAACACCTTGTGGTAATAAAAACTGCTGAATCGTGTCTTTAACTTGGCTGACATAAAAGTCATAACGCGCACTTAACCAATTTAAATCGTCTTCTGTAATGGCTAGCTTTCCACGAACCGAACCATTCACATGGTAAGCAAGTGGATGAATGACTTGTAAATCCTGGAGCACTACTTGCCCTTTCTCATCATGCAATATTGTTGGTAACACAGCACCA belongs to Solibacillus sp. FSL R7-0682 and includes:
- a CDS encoding ABC transporter substrate-binding protein, which gives rise to MKFKMKWVAPLAAALLLTACNSTEDSAKETQKGDTAKHTEEEVVEGPYTVVDDRGIEVTFDAVPETIVSLQPSNTEILFELGVGDKIVGATDYDTYPEAAQKIERVSTSTVINAERIVELNPDVVVAYTIGDEAQITQLEDAGLKVFVIASATSFDDVYSDIIQLSEVMAIEEKGQEVVTTIQGQIKEVQEKTASVETKRKVYYEVSPAPDIWTTGSETFQQEIMDAAGVENIFADQSGWLSVTEEDVITRNPEVILSPATYMEDAIGEILGRAGWDKIGAVANKQVYLVDGDIMSRPAPRIGKAVQNMAEAVYPELFK
- the cobS gene encoding adenosylcobinamide-GDP ribazoletransferase; the protein is MKNSVTGFFLAWQFFSSVPVNKQLHMNKKSVTWMYASLPIIGLIMGSTLGTGIYLIWSFSNLSNILLAILLVVGMIVLTGGLHLDGWTDMSDAFFSYGDKEKRLAILDDPRTGAFGVISVVCLLLLKVGFIFETLEKGQMEVIAYIAVIPFIARIGMLLYFLTMPTSKKTGLAAYFKGEVITKMLWLILTIFTAIFIILVCYFKFLNLLIVFIVMIVAILLYRKWTTKHFGGMSGDLLGALGEGLEVLLWLVVLFCI
- a CDS encoding bifunctional adenosylcobinamide kinase/adenosylcobinamide-phosphate guanylyltransferase, which gives rise to MIFITGGVRSGKSALAEQMISQCGLDKHYHYIATGVPFDEEMKSRIHRHRMDRENQLLNWHTIEMQVAFPENAKNFSGNDVLLFECVTTWLSNVMYAAERVKDPQQFIHTQIALFQQQLLFWQERSVKMIIVSNEILDEPASKYDEVNQYRKLLGGLHQWLVKQSEEAYEVQFQLVQRWK